The following are from one region of the Cyanobium gracile PCC 6307 genome:
- a CDS encoding Rieske 2Fe-2S domain-containing protein has product MTQSAWRQHWFPVAYLRDLDPARPTAFTLLDEDLVLWWDRAGQLWRAFADVCPHRLVPLSQGRINAGGELECPYHGWSFAGDGHCTAIPQAEPGASPSAVRSRCRAYATAEAQGLLFVFAGEEADAAAVPLPLVPVLEEPGWFVQDTFRDLPMDALTLLENVLDVSHVPFTHHRTVGKRENAAPVVATITSSGPEGFTALWEEGPRRGKLGSQSTTYAAPGLMWHDLTAPSFARILTVVYATPIRRGECRLFARFPFQFESRLPPLLLGLRPRWLQHIANHTVLEDDQVFLHWQERVLEQRGRSGGAERAFFLATGADVYVKALHDWVNAHDGDPFPGQPLPPRFDRAALMDRWESHGRHCASCRGALEGLRRWRPLVQAIPWLALLAITWWRTPTVLVAALLLAGAAVLLARRFDRWERLLLAGDGEPPRNRPD; this is encoded by the coding sequence ATGACGCAGTCCGCCTGGCGCCAGCACTGGTTTCCGGTCGCCTACCTGCGGGATCTCGATCCCGCCAGGCCCACCGCCTTCACCCTCCTCGATGAGGACCTGGTCCTCTGGTGGGACCGCGCCGGCCAGCTCTGGCGCGCCTTCGCCGATGTCTGCCCGCACCGGCTCGTGCCCCTGAGCCAGGGGCGCATCAATGCCGGGGGCGAGCTCGAGTGCCCTTACCATGGCTGGAGTTTCGCCGGTGACGGCCACTGCACCGCCATCCCCCAGGCCGAGCCGGGGGCGAGCCCCAGCGCCGTGCGATCCCGCTGCCGCGCCTACGCCACCGCCGAGGCCCAGGGACTGCTGTTCGTGTTCGCCGGGGAGGAGGCCGACGCCGCGGCGGTGCCCCTGCCCCTGGTGCCGGTGCTGGAGGAGCCGGGCTGGTTCGTGCAGGACACCTTCCGGGACCTGCCGATGGATGCCCTCACCCTGCTGGAGAACGTGCTCGATGTGAGCCACGTGCCCTTCACCCACCACCGCACGGTGGGCAAGCGGGAGAACGCCGCCCCGGTGGTGGCGACGATCACCAGCTCCGGTCCGGAGGGGTTCACCGCCCTGTGGGAGGAGGGGCCCCGCCGGGGCAAGCTCGGCAGCCAGTCCACCACCTACGCCGCCCCCGGCCTGATGTGGCACGACCTCACGGCGCCCAGCTTCGCCCGCATCCTCACGGTGGTCTACGCCACGCCGATCCGCCGCGGTGAGTGCCGCCTGTTCGCCCGCTTCCCCTTCCAGTTCGAGTCCCGGCTGCCTCCCCTGCTGCTGGGTCTGCGGCCCCGGTGGCTGCAGCACATCGCCAACCACACCGTGCTGGAGGACGACCAGGTGTTCCTGCACTGGCAGGAACGGGTGCTGGAGCAGCGGGGCCGCAGCGGCGGGGCCGAGCGGGCGTTCTTCCTGGCCACCGGCGCCGATGTCTACGTGAAGGCCCTGCACGACTGGGTCAACGCCCACGACGGCGACCCCTTCCCCGGCCAGCCCCTGCCCCCCCGCTTCGATCGGGCGGCGCTGATGGACCGCTGGGAGAGCCATGGTCGCCACTGCGCCTCCTGCCGCGGGGCCCTGGAGGGGCTGCGGCGCTGGCGGCCACTGGTGCAGGCCATCCCCTGGCTGGCCCTGCTGGCGATCACCTGGTGGCGGACGCCAACGGTGCTGGTCGCGGCCCTGCTGCTGGCGGGGGCCGCGGTGCTGCTGGCCCGGCGCTTCGATCGCTGGGAACGTCTGCTGCTGGCCGGGGATGGCGAACCGCCCCGCAACCGGCCCGACTGA
- a CDS encoding universal stress protein, with protein MPYSHLLVPSDGSDLSMQAVRHAVALAAALGARITFFHAQASVPVQVVGLGEMLDATTMEALMSASRKDVERILEESLAVARQAGVRADGEKVMSDLPHQAIVEAATRLGCDLILMASHGRRGLVGMLIGSETQRVLVQSPCPVLVYR; from the coding sequence ATGCCCTACAGCCACCTCCTGGTTCCCAGCGACGGATCCGACCTCTCGATGCAGGCCGTGCGCCATGCCGTGGCTCTGGCCGCGGCCCTGGGGGCCCGTATCACCTTCTTCCATGCCCAGGCCAGCGTGCCGGTGCAGGTGGTGGGGCTCGGCGAGATGCTCGATGCCACCACGATGGAGGCCCTGATGAGCGCCAGCCGCAAGGACGTGGAGCGGATCCTGGAGGAGTCCCTGGCGGTGGCCCGGCAGGCCGGCGTCCGCGCCGATGGCGAGAAGGTGATGAGCGACCTGCCCCACCAGGCCATCGTCGAGGCCGCCACCCGGCTGGGATGCGATCTGATACTGATGGCCTCCCACGGCCGCCGCGGCCTGGTGGGGATGCTGATCGGCAGCGAGACCCAGCGGGTGCTGGTCCAGTCCCCCTGTCCGGTCCTGGTGTATCGATGA
- a CDS encoding cation:proton antiporter, with the protein MGTFLAGNPLAIFALLLVLSVVVPPLVRPLRLPDLVGLLAAGVAIGPHGLGWLVSTSETVRLLSDVGVIYLLFIAGLEIDLGEFRRIRARSFRFGLLTFTLPMLAGTMLGFAYGYPAVSAVLIGSILASHTPLGYPIVRSFGAMREECVTVAIGGTIFTDIAALVVLALCVSLGRGQLSAEGVVGLLLKVAVYAAAVLLLIRWLGRGLIRRSVDGDSRLFVAVLLALFLAAVGAELAGVEKIVGAFLAGLAVNGVLPDGRVKEQVVVVGASLFIPLFFIDLGLLLDVPVFLSTMTGSAFAIALILSLIASKGLASWWSGLLYRYDGPQMLTLWSLSLPQVAATLAATYVGFRQGLLDERMLNSVLALMVVTATLGPILTTVAMTRMASRRSRELSVQESGQLALVRRALRVLVPVSDARSEGFLLALAGRLIDGEAGRQGLVLPLAVVSPRQAGAGRGPHPPVVHRALAAGRQRLERADVCTAAAGVPSRSLLRVDNDIPGGIARTALEQGADLVLVGVASGPRLGRWLFGDLVAAICRQAHCPVVMARLGEDPTGFRRLLVPVKDLSAGALEQFQLAERLLSACPPGEGAAITLLHVHEPWLAQAERERLTRQLQAWVPSPARAGGAVPVTVELMADGNVTDAIERSSESHDLVILRSLRRLVEGLPIPASDQATGLLRRLACSVLVISDPLH; encoded by the coding sequence GTGGGCACCTTCCTGGCCGGCAATCCCCTGGCGATCTTCGCTCTGCTGCTGGTGCTGAGCGTGGTGGTGCCCCCCCTGGTGCGGCCGCTGCGGCTGCCCGATCTGGTGGGGCTGCTGGCGGCGGGGGTGGCGATCGGTCCCCACGGCCTGGGCTGGCTCGTGTCGACCAGCGAGACCGTGCGGCTGCTCTCGGACGTGGGGGTGATCTACCTGCTGTTCATCGCCGGGCTGGAGATCGACCTGGGGGAGTTCCGGCGGATCCGGGCCCGGTCCTTCCGCTTCGGGCTGCTCACCTTCACCCTGCCGATGCTGGCCGGAACGATGCTGGGGTTTGCCTACGGCTACCCGGCGGTGAGCGCCGTGCTGATCGGCTCGATCCTGGCCTCCCACACCCCCCTGGGGTACCCGATCGTGCGCAGCTTCGGCGCCATGCGGGAGGAGTGCGTCACGGTGGCGATCGGCGGCACGATCTTCACCGACATCGCCGCCCTGGTGGTGCTGGCCCTCTGCGTCAGCCTGGGACGGGGGCAGTTGAGCGCTGAGGGGGTGGTGGGCCTGCTGCTCAAGGTGGCCGTCTACGCCGCCGCCGTGCTGCTGCTGATCCGCTGGCTGGGCCGGGGCCTGATCCGCCGCAGCGTCGATGGCGACAGCCGTCTGTTCGTGGCGGTGCTGCTGGCCCTGTTCCTGGCGGCGGTGGGGGCGGAGCTGGCCGGCGTGGAGAAGATCGTCGGCGCCTTCCTCGCCGGCCTGGCCGTGAACGGCGTGCTGCCGGACGGCCGCGTCAAGGAGCAGGTGGTGGTGGTGGGGGCGAGCCTGTTCATCCCCCTGTTCTTCATCGATCTGGGCCTGCTGCTGGATGTGCCGGTGTTCCTGAGCACCATGACGGGCTCGGCCTTCGCCATTGCCCTGATCCTGAGCCTGATCGCCAGCAAGGGGCTGGCCTCCTGGTGGTCGGGTCTGCTCTACCGCTACGACGGGCCCCAGATGCTCACCCTCTGGTCGCTGTCGCTGCCCCAGGTGGCCGCCACCCTGGCCGCCACCTACGTGGGGTTCCGCCAGGGCCTGCTGGATGAGCGGATGCTCAACAGCGTGCTGGCCCTGATGGTGGTGACGGCGACCCTGGGGCCGATCCTGACCACGGTGGCGATGACCCGGATGGCCAGCCGCCGCTCCCGGGAGCTCAGCGTGCAGGAGAGCGGCCAGCTGGCCCTGGTGCGACGGGCCCTGCGCGTGCTGGTGCCGGTCAGCGACGCCAGGAGCGAGGGGTTCCTGCTGGCCCTGGCGGGGCGCCTGATCGACGGCGAGGCGGGCCGCCAGGGCCTGGTGCTGCCTCTGGCGGTGGTGTCGCCCCGCCAGGCCGGGGCGGGGCGCGGCCCCCATCCCCCCGTCGTGCACCGGGCCCTGGCGGCGGGGCGGCAGCGGCTGGAGCGGGCCGATGTCTGCACCGCGGCGGCGGGGGTGCCCAGCCGCTCCCTCCTACGGGTCGATAACGACATCCCGGGCGGCATCGCCCGGACGGCCCTGGAGCAGGGGGCCGACCTGGTGCTGGTCGGGGTGGCGAGCGGCCCCCGGCTGGGGCGCTGGCTGTTCGGCGATCTGGTGGCTGCCATCTGCCGTCAGGCCCACTGCCCGGTGGTGATGGCCCGGCTGGGGGAGGATCCGACCGGCTTCCGGCGGCTGCTCGTGCCGGTGAAGGACCTCTCCGCCGGCGCCCTGGAGCAGTTCCAGCTGGCGGAGCGGCTGCTGAGCGCCTGCCCGCCCGGGGAGGGGGCCGCCATCACGCTGCTGCATGTGCATGAACCCTGGCTGGCCCAGGCGGAGCGGGAGCGGCTGACCCGCCAGCTCCAGGCCTGGGTCCCGTCCCCCGCCAGGGCCGGTGGGGCCGTGCCGGTGACGGTGGAGCTCATGGCCGATGGGAACGTGACCGACGCGATCGAGCGCAGCAGCGAGAGCCACGATCTGGTGATCCTGCGCTCCCTGCGGCGCCTGGTGGAGGGCCTGCCGATTCCCGCCAGCGACCAGGCCACCGGGCTGCTGCGGCGGCTGGCCTGTTCGGTCCTGGTGATCAGCGATCCCCTGCACTGA
- a CDS encoding bifunctional acetate--CoA ligase family protein/GNAT family N-acetyltransferase: MSALASAGGDGASDRAYDILRSQHQPLAALFSPRSVAVIGASDRPGSVGRGVLWNLISHPFGGTVYPVNPKRASVLGIRAYATVAEVPEAVDLAVIATPAATVPALIEACAAAGVKGVIVLSAGFREIGAEGMALEARIRDGLRRSGMRLVGPNCLGLMNPRSGLNATFAGTFARPGHVGFLSQSGAICTAVLDWSLQENVGFSAFVSMGSMLDVDWGDLITFLGDDPETHSIVIYMESIGDPRSFLSAAREVALTKPIVVIKAGRTAEAAQAAASHTGALTGSDAVLDAAFRRCGVLRVDSIADLFDLAEVLSKQRRRPLGPRLTILTNAGGPGVLATDALVRHGGALASLPPATLAALDAVLPEHWSRANPIDILGDADPGRYDTAIRLALENPDSDGLLVVLTPQAMTDPTGTAERLVALAATTTKPLLASWMGGRDVAVGERLLNAAGIATYRYPDAAVQLFDAMWRYSDNLRALYETPALVPETEAAVASGAGESQADRRRVEELLAAVRAEGRTLLNEWEAKQVLTAYGIPTVPTHMAVSAEAATAAAEAMGYPVVVKLLSAELTHKSDVGGVQLNLPNGEAVAQAYRTMEGAIVARHGASAFGGVTVQPMLELTGTYELIVGSSIDPQFGPVILFGTGGLLVEVFRDSAVALPPLNTTLARRLMERTRIYAALEGVRGRAPVDLAALERLLVRLSRLVLEHPAILELDINPLRVAPGDGEGALVALDARVLLQASSGATCFSPRPAIRPYPSEYVREWHLPDGSAVTLRPIRPEDEPLVVAFHRTLSEQSVYFRYFHLMTLGHRIAHERLTRICFTDYDREMALVAERAGENGAVAELLGVGRLSRIHDENAAEFAMLIADPWQRQGLGTALLGLLLEIGRQEGLERISAEILHENRGMQHVCRKLGFQLRPTAECVHAEISLLEPGAVAPERTGTVPPAGASARPAADPPA; the protein is encoded by the coding sequence ATGAGTGCGCTCGCCTCCGCTGGGGGCGACGGCGCCTCCGATCGGGCCTACGACATCCTGCGCTCCCAGCACCAGCCGCTGGCGGCGCTCTTCTCCCCCCGCAGCGTGGCAGTGATCGGCGCCTCCGACCGGCCGGGCAGCGTCGGCCGGGGGGTGCTCTGGAACCTGATCAGCCATCCCTTCGGCGGCACCGTCTACCCCGTCAATCCGAAGCGGGCCAGTGTGCTGGGGATCCGGGCCTACGCCACGGTGGCGGAGGTGCCCGAGGCGGTGGATCTGGCGGTGATCGCCACCCCGGCCGCCACGGTGCCGGCCCTGATCGAGGCCTGTGCGGCGGCGGGGGTGAAGGGGGTGATCGTGCTGTCGGCAGGCTTCCGGGAAATCGGCGCCGAGGGCATGGCCCTGGAGGCCCGCATCCGCGATGGCCTGCGCCGTTCCGGCATGCGGCTGGTCGGGCCCAACTGCCTGGGGCTGATGAATCCCCGCTCCGGCCTCAACGCCACCTTTGCCGGCACCTTCGCCCGACCCGGCCATGTGGGCTTCCTGAGCCAGTCGGGGGCGATCTGCACCGCCGTCCTCGACTGGAGCCTGCAGGAGAACGTGGGATTCAGCGCCTTCGTCTCGATGGGCTCGATGCTCGATGTGGACTGGGGGGATCTGATCACCTTCCTGGGAGACGACCCGGAGACCCACAGCATCGTTATTTATATGGAGTCGATCGGGGACCCCCGTTCATTCCTCTCAGCGGCGCGGGAGGTGGCCCTCACCAAGCCGATCGTGGTGATCAAGGCCGGGCGCACGGCGGAGGCGGCCCAGGCGGCGGCCTCCCACACCGGCGCCCTGACCGGAAGCGACGCCGTGCTCGATGCCGCCTTCCGACGCTGCGGCGTGCTCCGGGTGGACAGCATCGCCGACCTCTTCGACCTGGCCGAAGTGCTCTCCAAGCAGCGCCGCCGGCCCCTTGGGCCGCGGCTGACGATCCTCACCAATGCCGGCGGACCGGGCGTGCTCGCCACCGACGCCCTGGTGCGCCACGGCGGCGCCCTGGCCAGCCTGCCGCCGGCGACCCTGGCGGCCCTCGATGCCGTGCTGCCGGAGCACTGGAGCCGGGCCAACCCGATCGACATCCTCGGGGACGCCGATCCGGGGCGCTACGACACAGCCATCCGCCTGGCCCTGGAGAACCCCGACAGCGACGGTCTGCTGGTGGTGCTCACCCCCCAGGCCATGACCGACCCCACCGGCACGGCCGAACGGCTGGTGGCCCTGGCGGCGACCACCACCAAGCCCCTGCTGGCCAGCTGGATGGGGGGCCGGGACGTGGCGGTGGGGGAGCGCCTGCTCAATGCCGCCGGCATCGCCACTTACCGCTACCCGGATGCGGCGGTGCAGCTGTTCGATGCCATGTGGCGCTACAGCGACAACCTTCGCGCCCTCTACGAAACGCCGGCCCTGGTACCGGAAACGGAGGCAGCGGTGGCGTCCGGTGCTGGCGAGTCCCAAGCCGACCGCCGGCGGGTGGAGGAGCTGCTGGCCGCGGTCCGGGCCGAGGGGCGCACCCTGCTCAACGAATGGGAAGCCAAGCAGGTACTGACGGCCTACGGCATTCCCACGGTTCCCACCCACATGGCCGTCAGTGCCGAGGCGGCCACGGCCGCCGCCGAGGCCATGGGCTACCCGGTGGTGGTGAAGCTGCTCTCCGCTGAACTCACCCACAAGAGCGACGTCGGCGGGGTCCAACTCAACCTGCCCAATGGGGAGGCGGTGGCCCAGGCCTACCGGACCATGGAGGGGGCGATCGTCGCCCGGCATGGGGCGAGCGCCTTCGGCGGGGTGACCGTCCAGCCGATGCTGGAACTGACCGGGACCTACGAACTGATCGTCGGCAGCAGCATCGACCCCCAGTTCGGGCCGGTGATCCTGTTCGGCACCGGCGGCCTGCTGGTGGAGGTTTTCCGGGACAGTGCCGTGGCCCTGCCGCCGCTGAACACCACCCTGGCCCGGCGGCTGATGGAACGCACCCGGATCTACGCGGCGCTGGAGGGGGTGCGGGGACGGGCGCCGGTGGATCTGGCGGCGCTGGAACGGCTGCTGGTGCGCCTGAGCCGGTTGGTGCTGGAGCACCCGGCCATCCTCGAACTCGACATCAATCCGCTCCGGGTGGCGCCGGGGGACGGGGAAGGAGCCCTGGTGGCCCTTGATGCCCGGGTGCTGCTGCAGGCGTCCTCCGGGGCCACCTGCTTCAGCCCCAGGCCGGCGATCCGGCCCTACCCGAGCGAATACGTGCGCGAATGGCACCTGCCGGACGGCTCAGCGGTGACCCTCCGGCCGATCCGCCCGGAGGACGAACCTCTGGTGGTGGCGTTCCACCGCACCCTTTCGGAGCAGAGCGTCTACTTCCGCTACTTCCATCTGATGACCCTGGGCCACAGGATCGCCCACGAGCGGCTAACCCGCATCTGTTTCACCGACTACGACCGGGAGATGGCCCTGGTGGCGGAGCGGGCGGGGGAGAACGGGGCAGTGGCCGAGCTGCTGGGGGTGGGGCGGCTCAGCCGGATCCACGACGAGAACGCGGCCGAATTCGCCATGCTGATCGCCGATCCGTGGCAGCGGCAGGGGCTCGGCACCGCCCTGCTGGGTCTGCTGTTGGAGATCGGCCGCCAGGAGGGACTGGAGCGGATCAGCGCCGAGATCCTGCACGAGAACCGGGGCATGCAGCACGTGTGCCGGAAGCTGGGCTTCCAGCTCCGGCCCACGGCCGAATGCGTGCACGCCGAGATCAGCCTCCTGGAGCCGGGCGCCGTTGCGCCGGAACGGACCGGGACGGTGCCGCCAGCCGGTGCATCTGCCAGGCCCGCTGCAGATCCACCCGCGTGA
- a CDS encoding transglutaminase family protein — protein sequence MFFRIHHRLSYTYERPVFLEPMALRLTPRQDGSQRILEHQLRLEEAPAGLSRVLEPDGTDAMVAWFQQERDQLTITVDMLVETLRCNPFDWIVTHRGAQQLPVTYPEAEARSLAGCLQDRTDSSVRDWAQAIADGVDRSATAFLSALADGIHHGFHHVGRLEGEPTDAAQTLRTRTGACRDTAMLFVAACRSQGLAARFVSGYSMHHPPEVSEHELHAWAEVYLPGGGWRGFDPSLGLAVADGHVILAAAPDHHLAAPVSGRYRGTGVGSSLAYLIRLQATEELRELGAPPQPMIPS from the coding sequence ATGTTCTTCCGCATCCACCACCGTCTCAGCTACACCTACGAGCGTCCCGTCTTCCTGGAGCCGATGGCCCTGCGGCTCACACCCCGCCAGGACGGCAGCCAGAGGATCCTTGAGCACCAGTTGCGGCTGGAGGAGGCTCCGGCGGGCCTGAGCCGGGTGCTCGAGCCCGATGGCACCGACGCGATGGTGGCCTGGTTCCAGCAGGAGCGCGACCAGCTCACGATCACGGTGGACATGCTGGTGGAGACCCTGCGCTGCAACCCCTTCGACTGGATCGTCACCCACCGTGGGGCCCAGCAGCTGCCGGTGACCTACCCGGAAGCGGAGGCCCGCTCTCTGGCGGGCTGTCTGCAGGATCGGACTGACTCCAGCGTGCGCGACTGGGCCCAGGCCATCGCCGACGGGGTCGACCGGTCGGCCACCGCCTTCCTCAGCGCCCTCGCCGATGGGATCCATCACGGGTTTCACCATGTCGGCCGGCTGGAAGGGGAACCCACCGATGCGGCCCAGACGCTGCGCACGCGCACCGGAGCCTGCCGGGACACCGCCATGCTCTTTGTGGCGGCCTGCCGCAGTCAGGGACTGGCGGCCCGCTTCGTGAGCGGCTATTCGATGCACCATCCCCCCGAGGTGAGCGAGCACGAACTGCACGCCTGGGCGGAGGTCTACCTGCCCGGAGGGGGGTGGAGGGGATTCGACCCCAGCCTGGGTCTGGCGGTGGCCGACGGCCACGTCATCCTGGCCGCCGCGCCTGACCATCACCTGGCGGCGCCGGTCAGCGGCCGCTACCGCGGCACCGGAGTGGGCTCCAGCCTGGCCTACCTGATCCGCCTGCAGGCCACCGAGGAGCTCCGGGAGCTCGGGGCTCCGCCTCAGCCGATGATCCCGAGCTGA
- a CDS encoding RNA recognition motif domain-containing protein, translating into MTIYIGNLSFDAEVEDVKNLFAQYGELRQCTLPLDRDTGRKRGFAFVEMTNDADETKAIDDLQDVEWMGRSIRVNKAEPRTGGGGGGGRSGGGGGYGGGGGGYGGGGGRSRY; encoded by the coding sequence ATGACCATCTACATCGGAAATCTTTCCTTCGACGCCGAAGTGGAAGACGTGAAGAACCTTTTTGCCCAGTACGGCGAACTTCGCCAGTGCACCCTTCCCCTCGATCGCGACACGGGTCGCAAGCGCGGTTTTGCGTTCGTCGAGATGACCAACGACGCCGACGAGACCAAGGCCATCGATGATCTCCAGGATGTGGAGTGGATGGGTCGCAGCATCCGCGTCAACAAGGCCGAGCCCCGCACCGGTGGCGGTGGCGGCGGTGGTCGCTCCGGTGGCGGCGGCGGCTACGGCGGCGGCGGCGGTGGCTACGGCGGCGGCGGTGGCCGCAGCCGCTACTGA
- a CDS encoding phycobilisome rod-core linker polypeptide yields MALPLLAARPSSLNARVPSFAIASEESPRQAVATLETRKTSGDRLSLDVQIEQAYRQIFFHAFKVDREAVLESQLRSGQITMRDFIRGLLLSRRFREGFYECNSNYRLVEQLVGRVLGRPVYGDQERIRYSILIAEHGLAALVDALLDSPEYLEAFGYDTVPYQRSRVLPGRAQGERPFNQQAPRYDGRWRDVIASRAPRGSSPWSPGTPRPAWLREQPSPLARQIWQGLVTAGGFAITGLVLWTAAAMLSTGAP; encoded by the coding sequence ATGGCCCTTCCTCTGCTTGCCGCCCGACCCTCGAGCCTCAATGCCAGGGTGCCGAGTTTCGCGATCGCCAGTGAGGAATCCCCCCGCCAGGCCGTCGCCACTCTGGAGACCCGCAAGACATCTGGTGATCGTCTCAGCCTCGATGTCCAGATCGAGCAGGCCTACCGCCAGATCTTCTTTCATGCCTTCAAGGTGGACCGTGAAGCAGTGCTGGAATCCCAGTTGCGCAGCGGACAGATCACCATGAGGGATTTCATCCGTGGTCTGCTGCTGTCCCGGCGATTCCGTGAGGGTTTCTATGAATGCAACAGCAACTATCGCCTGGTTGAACAACTGGTCGGCAGGGTGCTGGGGCGGCCCGTGTATGGCGACCAGGAAAGGATCCGCTACTCGATCCTGATCGCCGAGCACGGCCTTGCGGCCCTGGTCGATGCCCTGCTCGATTCGCCCGAGTATCTCGAAGCCTTCGGTTACGACACCGTTCCCTACCAGCGCTCGCGGGTGCTGCCCGGGCGGGCCCAGGGGGAGCGCCCCTTCAACCAGCAGGCGCCCCGCTACGACGGTCGCTGGCGTGACGTCATCGCCAGCAGGGCCCCCCGCGGCTCCAGCCCCTGGTCCCCCGGCACCCCCCGTCCCGCCTGGCTCAGAGAGCAGCCCTCGCCCCTGGCCCGCCAGATCTGGCAGGGGCTGGTCACCGCCGGTGGCTTCGCCATCACCGGGCTGGTGCTCTGGACCGCCGCGGCCATGCTCAGCACAGGGGCGCCCTGA
- a CDS encoding fatty acid desaturase: MALASPVFPAWEGTGLVLGTGIFGAWLATLVLALLAGPEGWTPLTLGLAIALRTFLQTGLFILGHDAMHRTLVPGSARLNDGLGRLALLLYAGLPYGRCRRHHLRHHRVPGSGRDPDFRRASGDGALRWYARFMGNYLSLGQLVLLLATWLAVAGGLMLLEPGRALAVPTFWVLPLVLSSFQLFLFGTYLPHRGEGSTPDGRHAIRTLGYPHLLSLLACYHFGYHREHHAHPTVPWFRLPELRQRLSDPHGHDDGQGHSQGLGPGNGSRQLRPGR, encoded by the coding sequence GTGGCGCTTGCCTCTCCGGTCTTTCCGGCTTGGGAAGGCACGGGTCTGGTGCTGGGCACGGGCATCTTCGGGGCCTGGCTGGCCACCCTGGTGCTGGCCCTGCTGGCGGGTCCCGAGGGCTGGACACCGCTGACCCTCGGGTTGGCCATTGCCCTGCGCACGTTCCTGCAGACGGGCCTGTTCATCCTTGGCCACGATGCGATGCACCGAACCCTGGTGCCCGGCAGTGCCCGGCTCAATGACGGATTGGGCCGGCTGGCTCTGCTCCTCTACGCCGGCCTTCCCTATGGCCGCTGCCGCCGCCACCATCTGCGCCATCACCGGGTCCCCGGCAGCGGCCGTGATCCCGACTTCCGTCGAGCCAGCGGGGATGGGGCCCTTCGTTGGTACGCCCGGTTCATGGGCAACTATCTGTCCCTGGGGCAGTTGGTGCTGCTGCTGGCCACCTGGCTGGCCGTGGCCGGAGGACTGATGCTGCTGGAACCCGGGCGGGCGCTGGCGGTCCCCACCTTCTGGGTGCTGCCGTTGGTTCTCAGTTCGTTCCAGCTGTTTCTCTTCGGCACCTATCTTCCCCATCGCGGTGAGGGATCCACCCCTGACGGCCGCCATGCCATCCGCACTCTGGGGTACCCCCACCTGCTCTCGCTGCTGGCCTGTTACCACTTCGGGTACCACCGGGAGCACCATGCCCACCCGACGGTGCCCTGGTTCCGACTGCCGGAGTTGCGGCAGCGGCTTTCCGATCCTCACGGCCACGATGATGGTCAGGGTCACAGCCAGGGTCTCGGCCCTGGCAACGGCTCGCGCCAGCTCAGGCCTGGGCGTTAA
- a CDS encoding orange carotenoid-binding protein: protein MFTLEKATQIFPDTLSADVVPALTARFSLLSAEDQLALIWFAYLEMGKTITIAAPGAARMQFAEPVLNRIKAMTFAEQSQVMVDLANRSDTDICRTYAIWSVNIKLGFWYRLGEWMEEGIVAPIPEGYQLSANAASVLSSLKGIDAGQQITVLRNFVVDMGFDPSKVDGTERIAEPIVLPTAPEQRTKVSIAGIDNATILSYMDLLNANDFDKLIQLFLPDGALQPPFQRPIVGTDAILRFFREDCQNLKLLPESGVSEPSDGGFTQIKVTGKVQTPWFGAGVGMNVAWRFLLDPENKIYFVAIDLLASPAELLKFAR from the coding sequence ATGTTCACGCTCGAAAAAGCGACCCAGATCTTTCCGGATACCCTCTCGGCCGATGTGGTGCCGGCCCTCACCGCTCGCTTCAGCCTGCTGAGCGCCGAAGACCAGCTGGCCCTGATCTGGTTCGCCTACCTCGAGATGGGCAAGACCATCACCATCGCCGCCCCCGGTGCGGCCCGCATGCAGTTCGCCGAGCCGGTGCTCAACCGGATCAAGGCGATGACCTTCGCTGAACAGAGCCAGGTGATGGTGGATCTGGCCAACCGGTCGGACACCGACATCTGCCGCACCTACGCGATCTGGTCGGTCAACATCAAGCTCGGCTTCTGGTATCGCCTGGGTGAATGGATGGAGGAGGGCATCGTCGCCCCCATCCCCGAGGGCTACCAGCTCTCCGCCAACGCCGCTTCTGTGCTGTCCTCGTTGAAGGGCATCGATGCGGGGCAGCAGATCACCGTGCTGCGCAACTTCGTCGTCGACATGGGCTTCGACCCCAGCAAAGTGGACGGGACGGAGCGCATCGCTGAGCCGATCGTGCTGCCGACGGCACCCGAGCAGCGCACCAAGGTTTCGATCGCCGGCATCGACAACGCAACGATCCTCTCCTACATGGATCTGCTCAATGCCAACGACTTCGACAAGCTGATCCAGCTGTTCCTCCCCGATGGCGCCCTGCAGCCCCCCTTCCAGCGTCCCATCGTCGGCACCGACGCCATCCTCCGCTTCTTCCGCGAGGACTGCCAGAACCTCAAGCTGCTGCCCGAATCCGGCGTGAGCGAGCCCTCCGATGGCGGTTTCACCCAGATCAAGGTGACCGGAAAGGTGCAGACCCCCTGGTTCGGAGCTGGTGTCGGCATGAACGTGGCCTGGCGATTCCTGCTCGATCCCGAGAACAAGATCTACTTCGTGGCGATCGACCTGCTGGCCTCCCCCGCCGAACTGCTCAAGTTCGCCCGCTGA